A portion of the Maylandia zebra isolate NMK-2024a linkage group LG9, Mzebra_GT3a, whole genome shotgun sequence genome contains these proteins:
- the LOC101480290 gene encoding uncharacterized protein LOC101480290 translates to MMEQGDGAHAQPNEEQPLLAEGGNWGDMDNVFENGVEHVIIFLPREVARLWEPEQLNNNNDHINQNNFFNIRFEIDDSNSDDGHDDNNADDENDHNYCNYNNDDQNADSSNDEEERNEAHQDESDLAAAEVDYEANPDEGEAAEDLLPGGFRRQFREEDSDDEKSNASKQFHWWDEFADSDSEEQDSLLEGNKESDEGDEDER, encoded by the exons ATGATGGAACAAGGAGATGGGGCCCATGCTCAGCCTAATGAGG AGCAACCACTCTTGGCTGAAGGTGGTAACTGGGGAGATATGGACAACGTCTTTGAAAATGGTGTGGAACATGTTATAATATTTTTACCACGTGAAGTTGCGAGACTTTGGGAGCCAGAGCAGCTTAACAACAACAATGATCACATCAATCAGAATAATTTCTTCAACATTCGTTTTGAAATTGATGACAGCAACTCTGATGATGGACATGATGACAATAATGCTGATGATGAAAATGACCACAATTATTGCAATTATAATAATGATGATCAAAATGCTGACAGCAGCAACGATGAAGAGGAACGCAATGAAGCTCATCAAGATGAAAGTGACCTTGCTGCTGCTGAGGTTGACTATGAAGCCAACCCGGATGAAGGAGAAGCAGCGGAGGATCTGCTTCCTGGAGGATTTAGGAGACAGTTTAGAGAGGAAGACAGTGATGATGAGAAAAGTAATGCAAGCAAACAGTTCCACTGGTGGGATGAATTTGCTGACAGCGACTCTGAAGAACAAGACTCCCTACTTGAAGGCAATAAAGAAAGCGATGAGGGTGATGAAGATGAGAGGTGA
- the uqcrfs1 gene encoding cytochrome b-c1 complex subunit Rieske, mitochondrial, whose translation MMSIAARSGVFSPYMQATAFAVAGPLKALVPGVVVKGENILLNPKKQFLCRESLNGQSPKTGPAVTVSINGSAGVRFAHTDIRVPDFSDYRRPEVLDPSKSSQDSSESRRTFSYLVTGATAVVSVYAAKTVVTQFVSSMSASADVLAMSKIEIKLSDIPEGKNMTFKWRGKPLFVRHRTEKEIATEAAVSLTELRDPQHDKDRVINPSWVIVLGVCTHLGCVPIANAGEYGGYYCPCHGSHYDASGRIRKGPAPLNLEVPYYEFPDDNTVIVG comes from the exons ATGATGTCTATAGCTGCCCGCTCAGGGGTGTTTTCCCCTTACATGCAGGCCACCGCTTTCGCAGTTGCGGGGCCTCTGAAAGCTCTTGTACCCGGGGTTGTTGTAAAGGGAGAGAATATTCTGTTGAACCCGAAGAAACAGTTTTTGTGTCGCGAGTCGCTAAACGGTCAAAGCCCAAAGACAGGCCCTGCTGTGACAGTTAGCATCAATG GATCTGCAGGAGTCAGATTTGCTCATACAGACATCAGAGTACCAGACTTTTCTGACTACAGGCGTCCAGAGGTGCTTGACCCCAGCAAGTCATCTCAGGACAGCAGTGAATCCAGGAGAACCTTCTCTTACCTGGTTACTGGGGCGACAGCGGTGGTGAGCGTCTACGCTGCCAAGACGGTGGTCACTCAGTTTGTTTCTTCCATGAGTGCCTCAGCTGATGTCTTGGCTATGTCCAAGATAGAAATCAAACTGAGTGACATCCCTGAAGGCAAGAACATGACTTTCAAGTGGCGAGGCAAACCACTGTTTGTTCGTCACCGCACAGAGAAGGAAATTGCTACCGAGGCTGCTGTCAGCCTCACAGAGCTGCGAGACCCTCAGCATGATAAGGACAGAGTCATCAACCCCAGCTGGGTCATCGTGCTGGGAGTGTGCACACATCTGGGATGTGTACCCATCGCCAATGCCGGCGAATACGGTGGCTACTATTGCCCCTGCCACGGCTCGCACTATGATGCCTCTGGCCGCATCAGGAAAGGCCCCGCCCCCCTCAACCTGGAGGTACCTTACTACGAGTTTCCAGATGACAACACAGTGATTGTGGGATAA